The following coding sequences are from one Anolis sagrei isolate rAnoSag1 chromosome 6, rAnoSag1.mat, whole genome shotgun sequence window:
- the GOLGA4 gene encoding golgin subfamily A member 4 isoform X4, translating into MFKKLKQKISEEQTAPAPRSPSSPPQGPSTSSPSVVRSRTSSLVEQNDEGGLTPSKENVSKQVMPSTNNNGNELSSPQPGDVQSFAQKLQFRVPSMESLFRSPLKESLFHSSSKESLVRTSSRDSLNKLDFDSPGPTFDPPSDVESEAEELPGNADSLPKEQLLQRLRRMERSLGSYRGKYSELITAFQAVQREKKKLQGILSQSQDKALRRIGELREELQMDQQAKKHLQEEFDASLEEKDQLISVLQTQVSLLKERLQNKQISIELPDANDQTQTQLQSPAKDTDTENDLGSPVDDGDTTKTLETLTQRVKRQENLLYRCKEKLRLHKEHSAQLTNEKEALQEQLDERLQELEKIKDLHMAEKTKLITQLRDAKNLIEQLEQDKGMVIAETKRQMHETLEMKEEEIAQLRANIKQVVLENEELKEQKEKSEKAAFKELERALSAAQRTEEAHKKLQAEMDEKIKAVEKASEEERVTLQRELTKVKQEVVNIMKKSLEEQVVELERLHNSELARKEQMLNEKLQAQDQVFQEQMQKALEKCQKEHLQAIQEKEQQGSLALEELELQKKAIQLECDKKLEERQQELETFKTRILELESSLAKFSQNDKNQLEGLTIQIEGERNKHNQEITAMVEKHREELEMVTQKEQQLWTEKLNIFTQEHHAEIEKLKTVHAEELCKVMKEKETIFHAHIEEMNEKTLEKLDVKQTELEALSSELSDVLKIREDLEKCLSALQEKADKDKQEFEAKLEEHKCLYREQTEVAEKTFKEEINQLRLLLEAKEKCQEELEKQIKTLQESLIKAETECKEMSTEVDRLSQSRNDSVREQVNIYEQKLTDMQQQHANIKAEKSELEEQMVKTETSLSEVKAELESQISQVRALKCEIEEQKSENMQKVSSLTEGFELQLRDLREEVNQAKSHCTTKEKEFQQMKECLNQQIDDLRKDLLAKEDKSSALKDEYENKLKHQQAQTQKIKDKAREMQETFKKKLSEQEAKLKKEIENKQLELSKKEQEFNSKILEMAHASSTGISEAVSKLEINQKEQLESLIQAHKQELEEVVRMWENKMSQQAEELQEKHEIELQEKQQEVGDLKQKLATLNAEREKSNAEITLLNDQQSKRNTSMNELKEQLQQALGQVDVLTQKEIDLKIQLSKLENDFSLSLKEKMTIQEQLSEIKAVGEKEKNKVSELVDKLKASEEQLKALKCSHMKDCEDYKKKLEDQNLELQQKTAELEKLTTDTITQLEDYRKKAEILLQTKTSELIAKYNEKMCSVNVRIEHCQEQAIKVKEIMLIKMCQIPGLETQLKEGSETNCNLTRSLQESKQNLQEKENLIMSMKVDIERLIAEKEQLQKEGGHQQQEATEKETCITQLKKELSEHINVITSMKEELNAKKSEIEDLNKLTSELNLRLETSLSDKDAAAALLNKQHKETQEQLLNEVQELSSKVEMLTLEKATALEQVDHWMNKLSEWKKKAQSRFTQNHNTIKELQNKVELSNNQACEKDEELSRLKKECDQQSKHLEHLKGLIEQKQTRKEKQESDLVAELKIHTARIAELEEHIARKTAENDSLMDELKKCNEQKFEKNDLELRLQQAEVAVVEKDNRIKEMEDKILIFEKKLQSMEADIENKSKECEEIKVALTKTKEKELKALEETLISETTAKIADLKKKAEQKIASIKKQLNSQMEEREQQCRQDMEKQLEQKLQDKENRILSLEEKIRSRDSELEKEIIQKVEAVKVSTEQDKTHSLESMQHMYELKIDALQKDLLQKEQLLKAFDEEQKTSNNLKLQVQSQQEELHKRKQGDQIIIEKLQQEIEEQMRKQAALLEQCKKNDSDLANIREIFKTKEQEQQNMANVIKDLQEKLKEKEKEGQSFQQTINSFDEDLMKEREKHRVEMGEIISKYDERLQGVQEQLDEKSSLVKALEESREEKTRSVLELQKLLDDLQTQQKDMQKKLEETEREKQKQHRDLSKLQKDLRALRKEHQQELEIMKKESLEESEQKIKYEKEDMELKHNSTLKQLMREFNTQLAQKDQELETAVKETISKAQEVESELIESHHAEITQLNKKSLEKDDDLRRTVKKYEEILQSREEEMTEKVNELEKQLEEHKQRLADEVTVEDLQVQLAEKTTLLNDSKLQEQEFRERIHTLQDKLKKYEKNLYVTTVESPYREGNLCHSDVSLFGEPTEFEYLRKVFFEYMMGRETKTMAKVITTVLKFPAEQAQKILEREAARTVHTQPRVGIF; encoded by the exons AATGTATCTAAGCAAGTAATGCCCAGCacaaataataatggaaatgaacTGTCTTCCCCACAG CCTGGTGATGTCCAGTCTTTTGCACAGAAACTACAGTTTAGGGTTCCTTCGATGGAATCATTGTTTCGAAGTCCCTTAAAAGAATCTCTGTTCCACTCCTCTTCAAAAGAATCTTTAGTGCGAACTTCTTCAAGAGATTCACTGAACAAACTGGACTTCGATTCTCCTGGTCCAACATTTGACCCACCTTCTGATGTTGAAAGTGAAGCAGAAGAACTGCCTGGAAATGCAGACAGCCTTCCCAAGGAACAGCTGTTGCAACGACTGCGAAGGATGGAAAGAAGTTTAGGCAGCTATAGAGGAAAGTACTCTGAG TTGATCACTGCCTTTCAAGCTGtgcaaagagaaaagaaaaagttacag GGAATATTGAGCCAAAGTCAGGATAAAGCACTTCGTAGAATTGGTGAGCTGCGAGAG GAACTCCAGATGGATCAACAAGCCAAAAAACATCTTCAGGAAGAGTTTGATGCTTCATTAGAAGAGAAGGACCAACTCATCAGTGTCCTGCAGACTCAG GTATCATTACTGAAAGAACGGTTGCAGAATAAGCAAATAAGCATTGAACTGCCTGATGCAAATGATCAGACTCAAACACAGCTTCAGAGTCCAGCAAAGGACACAGATACAGAGAATGACTTGGGAAGTCCTG TGGATGATGGGGATACTACTAAAACACTGGAAACTCTTACTCAGCGGGTTAAACGTCAAGAGAACTTGCTTTATCGATGTAAAGAAAAACTTCGATTGCATAAGGAGCACTCAGCGCAGCTGACCAATGAGAAAGAGGCACTGCAAGAGCAACTAGATGAAAGACTTCAGGAACTAGAGAAAATAAAG GATCTTCACATGGCTGAAAAGACAAAACTGATTACTCAGTTACGTGATGCTAAAAACTTGATTGAACAGTTAGAGCAAGATAAA GGCATGGTTATAGCAGAAACAAAACGGCAAATGCATGAAACACTggaaatgaaggaagaagaaatagCTCAGTTGCGTGCCAATATCAAGCAGGTTGTTCTAGAAAATGAAGAGttaaaagaacagaaagaaaagtcTGAAAAAGCTG CATTTAAAGAACTTGAGAGGGCTCTCAGTGCAGCCCAAAGGACTGAAGAAGCACACAAGAAATTACAAGCAGAAATGGACGAAAAGATAAAGGCTGTAGAAAAGGCCAGTGAGGAGGAGCGTGTCACTCTTCAACGAGAGTTAACAAAAGTGAAGCAAGAGGTGGTCAATATTATGAAG AAATCTTTAGAAGAACAAGTTGTTGAGCTGGAAAGGCTGCATAACAGCGAACTGGCTAGGAAGGAACAGATGTTAAATGAGAAATTGCAAGCTCAGGATCAGGTATTCCAGGAACAAATGCAAAAGGCTCTT GAAAAGTGCCAAAAGGAACATCTACAGGCTATACAAGAAAAGGAACAACAAGGATCTTTGGCCTTGGAAGAACTGGAACTGCAGAAAAAAGCCATTCAGTTGGAATGTGACAAAAAGCTTGAGGAGAGACAACAAGAATTAGAGACTTTCAAAACA AGAATTCTTGAATTGGAGAGCTCCCTTGCAAAATTTTCACAAAATGACAAAAACCAACTGGAGGGTTTGACTATCCAAATAGAAGGGGAGAGAAACAAGCACAACCAAGAAATCACTGCCATGGTTGAAAAACATAGGGAAGAGCTTGAGATGGTGACGCAGAAAGAGCAACAGCTTTGGACAGAAAAACTGAACATATTTACACAGGAGCATCATGCAGAAATTGAGAAACTGAAAACAGTTCATGCGGAAGAACTATGTAAGGtgatgaaagagaaagagaccaTATTTCATGCCCATATAGAAGAGATGAATGAAAAAACATTAGAAAAACTTGATGTGAAACAAACAGAGCTAGAAGCACTCTCCTCTGAGTTGTCAGATGTATTAAAAATTCGTGAAGATCTTGAAAAATGTCTATCCGCATTACAAGAAAAAGCAGATAAAGATAAACAAGAGTTTGAAGCAAAGCTGGAAGAACATAAATGTCTCTACAGGGAACAAACTGAAGTAGCTGAGAAAACATTCAAGGAAGAAATTAATCAGTTGAGACTACTCTTGGAAGCAAAAGAAAAATGCCAAGAAGAGCtggaaaagcaaataaaaacactACAAGAATCTCTCATAAAGGCTGAAACTGAGTGTAAAGAAATGTCTACAGAAGTAGATCGTCTTTCTCAGTCCAGAAATGACAGTGTCAGAGAACAAGTTAACATTTATGAACAGAAACTGACAGATATGCAGCAACAGCATGCTAATATAAAAGCTGAAAAATCAGAACTTGAAGAACAAATGGTAAAAACTGAGACTTCCCTGAGTGAAGTCAAAGCAGAGTTGGAGTCTCAGATATCTCAGGTACGTGCTTTGAAATGTGAAATAGAAGAGCAAAAGAGTGAGAATATGCAGAAAGTATCCTCTCTAACAGAAGGCTTTGAATTACAGTTAAGAGATCTTAGAGAAGAAGTCAACCAGGCGAAGAGTCATTGTACTACAAAGGAAAAAGAGTTTCAACAAATGAAAGAATGCTTGAATCAACAAATTGATGATCTGAGAAAGGATTTATTGgccaaagaagacaaaagtagtgCTTTAAAAGATGAATatgaaaacaaattaaagcatCAACAGGCACAAACACAAAAAATTAAAGACAAAGCAAGGGAGATGCAAGAAACATTCAAGAAGAAGCTTTCAGAGCAGGAAGCAAAACTGAAAAAGGAAATTGAAAACAAACAATTGGAGCTTAGTAAGAAAGAGCAGGAATTCAATTCAAAAATTCTAGAAATGGCTCATGCCAGTTCAACTGGAATCAGTGAAGCTGTGTCAAAACTTGAGATAAATCAGAAGGAGCAACTGGAAAGTCTTATTCAAGCTCATAAACAAGAACTAGAAGAGGTTGTACGAATGTGGGAAAATAAGATGTCTCAGCAGGCTGAAGAACTTCAAGAAAAGCATGAAATTGAATtacaagaaaaacaacaggaagtaGGAGATCTGAAGCAGAAACTAGCCACCTTAAATGCTGAAAGAGAAAAAAGCAATGCGGAAATTACTCTTTTAAATGATCAGCAGTCAAAAAGGAATACATCCATGAATGAACTGAAAGAGCAGCTCCAGCAGGCTTTAGGTCAAGTAGATGTTTTGACTCAAAAAGAAATTGATCTGAAAATTCAGCTTTCCAAACTCGAGAATGACTTTAGTTTATCTTTAAAGGAAAAGATGACAATTCAGGAACAGCTTAGTGAAATAAAGGCAgttggagaaaaagagaagaataaaGTTAGCGAATTGGTTGATAAACTGAAAGCATCTGAAGAACAGCTCAAGGCTCTGAAATGTTCCCATATGAAAGACTGTGAAGACTATaagaaaaaacttgaagaccAAAACTTGGAGCTTCAACAAAAAACAGCTGAATTGGAGAAGCTCACAACAGACACAATTACACAACTAGAGGACTACCGGAAGAAAGCAGAGATTTTATTGCAGACAAAAACCAGTGAACTGATAgcaaaatataatgaaaaaatgTGTTCAGTAAATGTTAGAATTGAACATTGCCAGGAACAAGCAATAAAAGTTAAAGAAATAATGTTAATTAAAATGTGTCAAATTCCTGGCCTAGAGACTCAGCTTAAAGAAGGTTCAGAAACTAATTGTAATTTGACTAGGAGTTTACAAGAGTCAAAACAAAACTTGCAGGAAAAGGAAAATCTGATTATGTCTATGAAGGTGGACATTGAAAGGCTTATAGCAGAAAAAGAGCAGTTGcaaaaggaaggaggacaccAACAGCAAGAAGCAACAGAGAAAGAAACTTGTATCACACAGCTTAAGAAAGAATTATCTGAGCATATTAATGTCATCACTTCCATGAAAGAGGAGTTGAATGCAAAAAAGTCAGAGATTGAGGATCTGAACAAACTTACTAGTGAGTTGAATCTCAGACTTGAAACCAGCCTATCAGACAAAGATGCTGCCGCAGCATTGCTAAACAAGCAACACAAAGAGACTCAAGAACAGTTATTGAATGAGGTGCAGGAACTATCTTCCAAAGTTGAAATGCTGACTCTAGAAAAAGCAACTGCTCTTGAACAGGTAGATCACTGGATGAATAAATTGtcagaatggaagaaaaaagccCAGTCAAGGTTTACACAGAATCATAATACCATTAAGGAATTACAAAACAAAGTTGAACTGAGCAATAATCAAGCTTGTGAAAAAGATGAAGAATTGAGCAGACTGAAGAAAGAATGTGATCAACAAAGCAAACATTTAGAACATTTGAAAGGCTTAATAGAGCAAAAACAgaccagaaaagaaaaacaagaatctGATTTAGTTGCTGAATTAAAAATCCATACAGCAAGAATTGCTGAACTAGAGGAACACATTGCTCGGAAAACAGCAGAAAACGACTCTTTAATGGATGAGCTCAAAAAATGCAATGAgcaaaaatttgaaaaaaatgatctGGAACTAAGGCTTCAACAGGCCGAAGTTGCAGTTGTGGAAAAGGATAATAGGATTAAGGAAATGGAAGacaaaatattaatttttgaaaaaaaattgcagtCTATGGAAGCTGATATTGAGAACAAATCAAAAGAATGTGAAGAAATAAAAGTAGCTCTAACAAAAACCAAAGAGAAAGAATTAAAAGCTTTAGAAGAGACACTTATTTCAGAAACCACTGCTAAAATAGCAGACCTGAAAAAGAAGGCTGAACAAAAAATTGCTTCTATTAAAAAGCAGTTGAATTCTCAAATGGAAGAAAGGGAACAGCAATGCCGACAAGACATGGAAAAGCAGCTGGAGCAAAAATTGCAAGacaaggaaaatagaatcttgtctTTAGAAGAAAAAATCAGATCAAGAGATTCAGAGTTAGAAAAGGAGATTATACAGAAAGTGGAAGCAGTAAAAGTTTCTACAGAACAGGACAAAACGCATTCATTAGAGAGCATGCAGCATATGTATGAACTGAAAATTGACGCTTTACAGAAAGATTTATTGCAAAAAGAACAACTACTAAAGGCGTTTGATGAGGAACAAAAAACAAGTAATAATTTAAAGCTTCAGGTACAGAGTCAACAAGAAGAACTCCATAAAAGGAAACAAGGAGATCAGATCATAATTGAAAAACTTCAGCAAGAAATTGAGGAGCAAATGAGGAAACAGGCTGCATTGCTTGAGCAATGCAAAAAGAATGATAGTGACTTGGCAAACATCAGAGAAATATTTAAAACCAAAGAACAAGAGCAGCAGAATATGGCAAATGTGATTAAAGATTTGCAAGaaaaactaaaagaaaaagagaaagagggtcaGTCTTTTCAGCAGACAATAAACAGTTTTGATGAAGATTTAATGAAAGAGCGAGAAAAGCACAGAGTTGAGATGggagaaataatttcaaaatatgaTGAAAGATTGCAAGGGGTCCAAGAACAGCTGGATGAAAAAAGCAGCCTTgtaaaagctttggaagaaagcAGAGAAGAAAAGACTAGATCAGTCCTTGAACTTCAGAAATTGCTTGATGATTTGCAAACCCAGCAAAAGGATATGCAAAAGAAACTGGAAGAAACTGAGCGGGAAAAGCAGAAGCAGCACAGAGATCTGAGTAAACTGCAGAAGGATTTGCGGGCTCTACGGAAGGAGCATCAGCAGGAGTTAGAAATAATGAAGAAAGAATCCTTGGAAGAGTCAGAACAAAAAATAAA ATATGAAAAAGAGGACATGGAATTGAAGCACAACTCCACATTAAAGCAGTTAATGCGGGAATTCAATACTCAGCTGGCACAAAAGGACCAGGAATTAGAAACAGCTGTAAAGGAAACTATCA GTAAAGCCCAAGAGGTTGAATCTGAACTGATAGAAAGCCACCATGCAGAGATAACTCAATTAAATAAAAAGAGTTTAGAAAAAGATGATGATCTACGAAGGACAGTAAAAAAGTATGAAGAAATACTACAG TCTCGTGAAGAGGAAATGACGGAAAAAGTAAATGAGCTGGAAAAGCAACTGGAGGAACATAAACAAAGACTGGCAGATGAA GTAACCGTAGAAGACCTTCAG GTCCAGCTAGCTGAGAAGACAACACTGCTTAATGATTCAAAGTTACAAGAACAAGAATTTAGAGAACGG